The sequence TGCATCATTGGCATACACTTCTTTCCAGCCGGGTTCCAGTATCTGTTTACCTGTTACTTTGAATTCAACCTGACCTACTACACCCAATACGGTGGTGTTCGAAATCTTACATTCCGGGTAGAAGGCCGCGATAAAGCGTCTGGCTACCAGGTCGTAAATGCGCTTTTCTTCCAGCGGAAGATTGCTGGGATATACACCTGTAGGGATGATGGCATGGTGATCCGTTACCTTTTTATCGTCAAAGACGGTTTTCAGTTTGGGGATCGGTTTAGCCAGTATAGGTGCTGTCAGGTTAGCGTATGGTTTCAGGTCCTGTAAGATCCCTTCAACTTTTGGATGGAGGTCTTCAGAGAGGTAGGTGGTATCCACCCTTGGGTAGGTGACCAGTTTCTTCTCGTACAGGCTCTGGATATATTTTAAGGTATCGTCTGCCGTGAATGCGAATTTCTTGTTGGCTTCTACCTGCAAACCGGTCAGGTCAAATAAACGAGGGTTGCCTTCTTTTCCTTCCTTCTTTTCGAAACTTGTGATTTCGAAAGGATGTTGTTTCAGGTATTCCAATCCCTTATTGGCTCTGTCCAGGTTTTTGATACGGTCAATAGTGGCTGTGAATTCTGTTTCGCGGTAGATGGTTTTGAGTTCCCAGTATTCTTCTGATACGAAGGCGTTGATTTCCTTTTGCCTTTGTACGATCATGGCGAGGGTAGGGGTTTGCACACGGCCGATGGACAAGACGGTTTTGCCGATGGCAAATTTCTTGGTGAAGAGGCGGGTGGCGTTCATACCCAGCAGCCAGTCGCCAATAGCGCGGGCACTACCTGCAGCGTATAAGTTATCGTACTGATTCGCGTCTTTGAGTTTCTGAAAACCATCGCGGATGGCTTGTTCCGTCAGGGATGAGATCCACAGCCTTTTCACAGGTGCAGAACACTGGGCTTTGAGTAATACCCAGCGTTGAATGAGTTCTCCTTCCTGCCCGGCATCCCCGCAGTTGATCACCTCATCACAGGCTTGTACTAAGGTTTCGATGACTTTGAATTGCTTTTCCACACCACCGTTGGATATGAGTTTAATACCGAAGTGGGAGGGGATCATGGGTAGATCTTCCAGTCGCCAGAATTTCCATTGCTCGGTGTAATCGTGAGGTTCTTTGAGGGTACAGAAGTGCCCGAAGGTCCAGGTGACCTGGTACCCGTTTCCTTCATAGTATCCATCTTTGCGTGTTTTAGCGCCGATTACTTCAGCGATGTCGCGGGCGACACTGGGTTTTTCTGCAATGCAAACCTTCATAAATTACATTCCCTGATGGGGCAGGCAAATGTAGGAAAACAAAACCACGAAAAAATCGATTTTACCTTCGGCAAAATCGATTTTTTCGCAAGGGGCATGGACTGCGGCCGGTTGGAAAGGCTATCCGGTATTCTTCGGTTAGCTGGAAAATGTTATTTAATAATCAACGAACTGTTCATCCACATAACACCACAACCATCTTTCTCCCGGTTCTGCCGATATCACCACCGGATGTTGTGTTTTATGAAAATGCTTCGTCATATGCTTCTCTGGCGACTGGTCGCAACATAAAGTTGCGCCGCAGGTCTGGCAGGTACGAAGGTGCACCCAGTCAGATCCTATTTTTACACACTCCCCGCATACATGTTCCTCATCAACTTTGAGTGTCTTGATTGCTGTAATATGTGAACAAATTTCTGACATAGTTATTTATTTCACCTCTGCGAGGTATTTGTGTACAAAACTGATGGCCATAGACCCTTCGCCTACAGCTGCCGCTACCCTGTTCATGGCATTTGCTCTTACGTCGCCGGCTGCAAAAATGCCCGGACAACTGGTTTCCAACAGATAAGGATCTCTCTGCTGTTTCCAGATCTGCTCAAACTCAGGGTGCGTGAACAGGTCCCGACCCGTTTCTATAAATCCTTTGTCGTTCTTGATGATATTCATTTCCAGCCATTCTGTAAATGGCTTCGCACCAATAAAGATGTACAATCCATCTGCATGTTCCTGTGTCTGCTCACCTGTTTTGGTGTTGGAAATGATCAGGCATTCCAGTCTGTCAGATCCTCTGGCTTCTACCACTTCAGCAAATGGACGTACATGAATATTATCCGTTTCCACGATCCTATCTATAAGGTAGGCAGACATGGTGCTGGACAAATCTTCTCTGCGAATGAGGATATTCACATTCCTTGCAAACTTGGAGAGATACATGGCAGCCTGTCCGGCAGAGTTACCGCCACCTACTATGAACACATCTTTGTCCTTGCAGGCAGGGGCCTCTGTCATAGCAGCACCATAGTAAATACCGGCACCTGTAAAATCAGCTACACCTTTTGTATCCAGTGTGCGGTAATCCACACCTGTGGTAATTACCACACTCCGGCTGTTTACAAATGTGTCATCTTCCATGATGATCTTATTGTATCCACCCGTTTGCTCAATGGCTTTCACTGATTGCGGGGTGATGAACTCTGTTCCTAAACGTTGTGCCTGAGAGATGGCTCTACGGGCCAGATCAGCCCCACTCAACCCCTTTGGAAAACCCAGGTAGTTTTCAATTCTGGAACTGGTGCCAGCCTGTCCGCCGGGGGCACGTTTCTCTATCAGCAGGGTTTTCAATCCTTCAGAAGCGCCATATACACCCGCTGCTAAACCGGCAGGTCCTGCACCAATAATCACTACATCGTACACTTCATGTTTGATCTGTGGATTCAGGCCTACTTTGCGGGCAGTGTCCTGTATAGAAGGATTGGAGAGGAAAGTGCCATCTTCGAAGAAGATCACTGGTACATCCTTTTCATCCAGTTTATTGAGAGCAAGCAGATTACAACCTTCCTGGTTGCTATGTATATCCAGCCATTTATAAGGAATGAGGTTCCCTGCCAGAAAATCTTTGATGGCATGGCAGGTGCGTGAGTACTGGTACCCAACTACCTTAATGCCTTTGAATTCCGGGTGATAATCGCTTTTCCAGTCATCCAGCAGATCATCAATCACAGGGTAGAGTTTGTCTTCTGGCGGATCCCATGGCTTTACCAGATAGTAATCCAGTTGTACCGTATTGATGGCTTTAATAGCTGCGTCCGTATCAGAGTAAGCAGTGAGTAATACCCTTTTTGCATCCGGGTAAAATTTGATCGCCTTTTCCAGGAAAGTCACCCCATCCATCACCGGCATGCGTTGATCGCTGATGAACATGGCGATGGTTTCTCCTTTGTTCTTCAGTTCCAGCAGGCTATTGAGCGCTTCCTGCACATCGGAGGTACTGATGATCTTATAATGCTGTCTATACTTGTTTTTCAAGTCACGCACGATCGCCCGTAAAACCTGCGGATCGTCGTCAATACAAAGAATAATAGGTTGGTTCGTATTTTTCTCAGTGTCTTTATCTGGCATAAGCGCACCGTTTTTTTAGTGAATTAATGGATGGGGATCAGCACAGAAAAAAGTGTCTTTCCCGGGACTGAATTTACTTTAATATTTCCATGATGTTGTTTCACGATCTGGCAGGAAATGTCCAGACCGAGTCCGGTACCTTTACCAATTTCTTTGGTTGTAAAGAAAGGGTCGAAGATCCTGGACTGGATATTCTCAGGAATACCGGGCCCGTTGTCGATGATGGAGACCTTTACACAGGTGCCATCTTTCTCTGTTTTTATTTCGAGGGTACTGTTTTCCCGGCCCTGCATAGCATCCACTGCATTATCGATCAGGTTGGTCCATACCTGGTTCATTTCCCCGATCATGATACTGACAGGTGGGAGAGAAGTATCGTAGTTTTCGATGAGTTGCACATGTCCTTTGCGCAGTTTGTACTCCATGATGTTGAGCGTATTCCGGATACCATCATGAATATCTGTGAGTCTTTTATCATGGGACTGGTCCATGTGGGTAAAGGTTTTCACAGAGCCAACCAGTTTTACGATGCGGGCAGAAGCTTCTTCGATGTCCAGCACCATTCTTTCGGTGACGAGGTTCTTGTCGATCCAGTTGAGTACAGCCGACAGAGAATTTGGTGACATATGGGATTTAAATTCTTCCAGTATGTCTATGGTAATGCCGAATTCCACGAAATTCTCAGCTATTTCCACACCATTGGCCACATCGTGGTCATCCAGCCAGTTCACCATGTCATCTTCCTTTGCGCCTCTTTCCATCATGGTGAGTTTGGGTCTGTCGGTAGATTTGAGGATGGCGAACATTTTATCTTTTACAAAAGTCACATCTTCCGGGGTCATCTTTATGGACATGACCTCCTGGAAGGTATCCGGCATGAGTTGCAGGTGCTTCCTTAAAGAGGAGGCGCCCCGAACGATGGCGGCAGCGGGGTTGTTCAGTTCATGCGCCAGACCGGCGGAGAGCTTGCCCAGTGCCATCATCTTTTCATTCTGGCGCATCATGGTGGTATATTCCCTGACCCTGTTTGTCATCACATGCACTAATGCCTGGGTGAGTTCAAACTGGGTATGGATCATGACATCGATCTTTTCGATAGGGAAGCACATGAGCTGTGATTCCACCATTGCTTCGCTGTAGATGGTCGCTGTCATACCGCGGGAGAAGGGGAGGTAGCCACTGATAGTACCTGCTTCCATGACGGTAATTTCGACGGGATCGTTGTTCTGCATGTAGTACAGACGGAGCTTTCCTGAAATAAGGATATAGGTAGCATTGAGGGGTTCGCCTGTTTTGAACATAAAATCCCCTGGTAGAAGCGTTTTGGGTTCGCTGTTTTCAGCCAGCCATCGAAGTTGTTCGACGGGTACGTCTTTGAACGCCTCGACTGATTGTAGCCATTCAGTGGAAATGTTTACCATAACTTAAAGTTAAAGATAATTTGCCCGTAAGTGGAGAGCAAAAGATGTTCCGGAAAGGATAGACGAGAGAAGCGATGAAATGTACAAGTGGAAATGATTATAATATCATTAAATACTGGAACTTAATAAAAAATCACTGGGGCTTTTGGCGTATTTTGCGTAAGTTTAAATAACACGCGTACATACGCCATCCCTATTGACCTATAAAAGCACATGTTTATGTATAAGTATTTGTATCAGTGATAAATGTAAGACGATGTCAAAAAGTGGAAAGAATATATTTTTAGCCGATGACGACGCCGACGATTGTCTGCTTTTTGAAGACGCTCTCAAAGAGGTCGCGGATGATATTATTCTGACTACAATCTCTGATGGCAAAGAACTCATGGATATGTTAGACGAGCGCGTTCCCTCGCCTCCCGACATGATCTTCCTGGACTTGAATATGCCTCGTAAAAATGGTTTTGAATGTCTCAGGGAAATCAGGACAGATCAGCGCCTCAAGTCCATTCCCGTAATTATCTTTTCTACCTCATCACAACCGGAATTTATAGAACAGGTGTACATTTCAGGAGCTAACCGATACATCAGGAAGCCCTCTTCCTTTTCGGAACTTATGAAAGCAATAGCAGAAATGTTATCTATTGATTGGGATACCAATGAAAGATTCCCTAAACGAGATAAATTCTTTATCTCCTTTTAAGAAAACAACGCTCCTGTCGTGGGAAATATAGAACAACACTTAAAAGAATTACTGGCATTACGTCAATCCGTGCAAAATATGGATGAGCAAATCCGGGTAGAGACAGCAAAAAAAGCAATTAACAACGAAAGCCGTTTCAGAGAAAGTGTGGAACAGGCTCCGGTAGGTATTGCTATTTTCAGAGGGCGGAATATGGTGTTTGAAATGGCGAATGCTATGTACCTGGAACTGATCACCCGTCCTGTGGAAGCAGTGGTGGGCAGGTCGCTCTACGACGTATTGCCGGAAGTAAAGGAATCGGTAAAGCCGCTGTTGGACAATGTTTGGGATACCGTTACTCCGCACTATGGAAATGAGTTTCCTGTCATTCTGTACAGACATGGGGTGCCGGAGATGGTGTATTTCAACTTCGTCTACCAACCACTGAAGAATAGTACCGGGGAAATTGATGGTATAATGGTGGCTGCGACAGATGTGACAGCAGCAGTAATAGCCAAGCACTCCCTGATTGAAAGCGAGAACCAGTTTCGCAACCTTGTGATGCAATCGCCTATAGCCATGGCTATTTTCAAAGGAAGGGAGATGGTGATTGATATGGCAAATAATACCATGCTGCAGACAATGTGGCGCAGAACATCCGCCCAGGTAACGGGTTTGAACCTGCTGGATGTGTTCCCTGAACTGGCAGGGCAGAAGTTTCCTGAGTTATTACAACAGGTGTACAATAGTGGGATTGCCTACCAGGAAAAAGAGGCGATCGCTTATGTAGATGGTCCGGATGGCATGAAGCGGTTTTACCTGGATTTTGAATATAAGCCCCTGTTTGACCTGGAAAAGAATGTATATGCCATCATGGCCACAGTGTCTGATGTGACAGAGCGAAAGGAGCATGAGATGGCACTCCGACTGTCAGAAGAACGGTTCAGGGTATTGGGTGATACGCT is a genomic window of Chitinophaga sp. LS1 containing:
- a CDS encoding DNA topoisomerase 3 is translated as MKVCIAEKPSVARDIAEVIGAKTRKDGYYEGNGYQVTWTFGHFCTLKEPHDYTEQWKFWRLEDLPMIPSHFGIKLISNGGVEKQFKVIETLVQACDEVINCGDAGQEGELIQRWVLLKAQCSAPVKRLWISSLTEQAIRDGFQKLKDANQYDNLYAAGSARAIGDWLLGMNATRLFTKKFAIGKTVLSIGRVQTPTLAMIVQRQKEINAFVSEEYWELKTIYRETEFTATIDRIKNLDRANKGLEYLKQHPFEITSFEKKEGKEGNPRLFDLTGLQVEANKKFAFTADDTLKYIQSLYEKKLVTYPRVDTTYLSEDLHPKVEGILQDLKPYANLTAPILAKPIPKLKTVFDDKKVTDHHAIIPTGVYPSNLPLEEKRIYDLVARRFIAAFYPECKISNTTVLGVVGQVEFKVTGKQILEPGWKEVYANDAPAPKETKDGKEEIEEKVLPVFVVGESGPHTPRVHQGKTTPPKAFTEATLLRAMETAGKQVDDEEMRELMKDNGIGRPSTRANIIETLFRRKYIEKRKKNLFATQTGMDLIDTITSDLLKSAELTGQWERKLRLIEKGEYQLDTFKQELIQMVVDLTQEVKNASYKTIVAVQTPAPAPATAPEKEEKPKKAPKPKQEISSLQCPKCKEHPLIKGNAAYGCSNFKVCGFKVPFETHGKKLSDKQMIDLLTKGKTTKLKGLKLPDGTEAEGKLVLNAAFGISVEI
- a CDS encoding UBP-type zinc finger domain-containing protein, coding for MSEICSHITAIKTLKVDEEHVCGECVKIGSDWVHLRTCQTCGATLCCDQSPEKHMTKHFHKTQHPVVISAEPGERWLWCYVDEQFVDY
- a CDS encoding FAD-dependent oxidoreductase — encoded protein: MPDKDTEKNTNQPIILCIDDDPQVLRAIVRDLKNKYRQHYKIISTSDVQEALNSLLELKNKGETIAMFISDQRMPVMDGVTFLEKAIKFYPDAKRVLLTAYSDTDAAIKAINTVQLDYYLVKPWDPPEDKLYPVIDDLLDDWKSDYHPEFKGIKVVGYQYSRTCHAIKDFLAGNLIPYKWLDIHSNQEGCNLLALNKLDEKDVPVIFFEDGTFLSNPSIQDTARKVGLNPQIKHEVYDVVIIGAGPAGLAAGVYGASEGLKTLLIEKRAPGGQAGTSSRIENYLGFPKGLSGADLARRAISQAQRLGTEFITPQSVKAIEQTGGYNKIIMEDDTFVNSRSVVITTGVDYRTLDTKGVADFTGAGIYYGAAMTEAPACKDKDVFIVGGGNSAGQAAMYLSKFARNVNILIRREDLSSTMSAYLIDRIVETDNIHVRPFAEVVEARGSDRLECLIISNTKTGEQTQEHADGLYIFIGAKPFTEWLEMNIIKNDKGFIETGRDLFTHPEFEQIWKQQRDPYLLETSCPGIFAAGDVRANAMNRVAAAVGEGSMAISFVHKYLAEVK
- a CDS encoding ATP-binding protein; protein product: MVNISTEWLQSVEAFKDVPVEQLRWLAENSEPKTLLPGDFMFKTGEPLNATYILISGKLRLYYMQNNDPVEITVMEAGTISGYLPFSRGMTATIYSEAMVESQLMCFPIEKIDVMIHTQFELTQALVHVMTNRVREYTTMMRQNEKMMALGKLSAGLAHELNNPAAAIVRGASSLRKHLQLMPDTFQEVMSIKMTPEDVTFVKDKMFAILKSTDRPKLTMMERGAKEDDMVNWLDDHDVANGVEIAENFVEFGITIDILEEFKSHMSPNSLSAVLNWIDKNLVTERMVLDIEEASARIVKLVGSVKTFTHMDQSHDKRLTDIHDGIRNTLNIMEYKLRKGHVQLIENYDTSLPPVSIMIGEMNQVWTNLIDNAVDAMQGRENSTLEIKTEKDGTCVKVSIIDNGPGIPENIQSRIFDPFFTTKEIGKGTGLGLDISCQIVKQHHGNIKVNSVPGKTLFSVLIPIH
- a CDS encoding response regulator; translation: MSKSGKNIFLADDDADDCLLFEDALKEVADDIILTTISDGKELMDMLDERVPSPPDMIFLDLNMPRKNGFECLREIRTDQRLKSIPVIIFSTSSQPEFIEQVYISGANRYIRKPSSFSELMKAIAEMLSIDWDTNERFPKRDKFFISF